A segment of the Nitrospirota bacterium genome:
CGCAAGAAACAACGTCCTGGTACCGCAGCACTCTCGCCCAGGCACCGACAGTTCCTGATCGGACGGCACCTGCGTCCGACGGCCCGCATCGCAGAAGGCCAATGGCTCAGCTCCCATCGCCTCGCCACCTCAGCCATCGACATATCAGACGGCCTGTCCGGCGATCTCCGCCATATCTGTGAAGAAAGCCATGTCGGCGCGGAACTCGATCTTGGCGCGCTTCCCGTCTCGCCCGCCTGCCGCGCCTATGCGGCAGCTCGAACACTCGACCCGGTGGCGCTGGCACTGACCGGAGGCGAAGATTATGAGTTGCTCTTTACCCTCTCGCCGCGTCACCAGGCGCAGGCTGAACAGGCTGCTAAGACCCATCGATTTCGCATCACCTGCATCGGCGCCATTCGCCCGGCTCGACATGGAGTCCAAGCCGTTGGCCCCGATGGAAAGAAGCGCCCGTTGCCGATCACCAGTTACGAACATTTCAGGTAACCGGCCCTCGCAACCATACCTATGGCCAGGCTCCCATCATTTCGATCGCTGCTGAAACAGGTCCTCCATCTGCGGGAATCGCCGCAGCGAACGGCCATGGCCTTTGCCATTGGCGTCTTCATTGCCTTTTCCCCGACCTATGGCTTGCACACCCTCATGGTGCTCTTCTGCACCTGGGCCTTAGGCTTGAACTTTCTCGCCCTCATGATAGGCGCCTTCATCAACAACCCCTGGACCATCGTCCCGATCCTTGGCGCCACCTACTGGGTCGGCGCACTCTTGCTCGGCCGTTCGGACGGCCCGTCCTTCGACTGGCACGATCTGAGTTTCACGGCAATCTATGAACAGGTCATGCCCTACGCCGTCCCCTTCTTTCTCGGCGGATTAGTCTTGAGCCTCCTCGGTGCGAT
Coding sequences within it:
- a CDS encoding DUF2062 domain-containing protein, producing MARLPSFRSLLKQVLHLRESPQRTAMAFAIGVFIAFSPTYGLHTLMVLFCTWALGLNFLALMIGAFINNPWTIVPILGATYWVGALLLGRSDGPSFDWHDLSFTAIYEQVMPYAVPFFLGGLVLSLLGAILAYPLAYYFLAKHRQSHPLNQTEPLLPPQDVG